ACACAAAGACTGGATCTGGTAAACCAATGAAAGTGTCATTTAACAAGTAAGCTCAACCATGCATATATGTGTGATTATATCTTGCAGTTTTCTGTTCTTCGTGCAATTTTGCTTGTGTAGTTGTGTTTTTCTTATTCTGACGTTCAAATTTCTCCTCAGTTTGGTGTGCCAGAATTTACTGGTGTAATAGCCTCTCATATTTATTTACTGGTGTAGTATCTTTGTGAAGTGGTAGAAATGTACAGTTGAGGAATGAtagttgttgttattgttagtGTATGGTACGGTGGTTGAGATTTGTCAATATAtactttctctttcatattgtCTTTCCAACTAGCATGTATAGGACATTGATGTAGTCTCTTTGTTGATCAAAGTGATACGATATGCTTTACATGGATATTTTCAAGACTTTTATGGTGGAATAGGAATAAGTTTTCAAATTAGTTTCAGATTATGCACTTGCCCAGGGCATGGTCTGAAGAGAAACTCAAATTCTAAGAAGATTATGCTCAAAATTTTGGTTCTGATTGTATTATGCAAATACCTTAAGTCaaacaactttagaaaaaaactGAAGTGCAGTGGTTTGGGTAGAGGGCAAACCTTGATGCAAAGTTATAGTTGTTTCTTGGTGACTAATTGAACATGGGTTTGAATTTGAAACCAACCTCTTTGCATATGCTAAAAAGCCTTATCACTGGGGTATggtagttttatttatttatatttagttagtgGTTTGAGAGATTTGCATTAAATTGTTATGGACGTGGACTGATTAGTTAAATATTTGAGTTAGTTGCCACTGAACTAGCTCAGATTCAAGTTAAATCTTTGACAGAAACCTGAAAATGCTGGGTTAAGTCTATTTAAGGTTAGATAAAAAGGCTTAGTAGAATGACTTGAGTCAATTTGATGTCTGTAAGGAAAAAAAGGATTATTTAAGATGATGATGTTACCGGGATTTTCTAATTCCTACTTTGGATATATGAATTATTAATTGTAGCCTAGTGTTGCTATATTTGCTCTCTTGTGTTCTACTGGTAATTGTAGCCTTTAGGCATTTACTAGTTAGATGTATGTTTATTCTTATGATTAGCATGTAAGTGGCACTATAATGAGTTAAAATTAGCTTATGTACTTAACTTTTATAGAAGGTTTCTCATTTAACTTTTCCAAAAGCTGAAACGCGCTAGTTGATTTTTGTTGATAGGAGAAAACACAATTCACTTTAccttttttccttcttctccTATAAGTGGTTATAGAGAAGTTTATCCAAAAACAGGGACTTAACTGTTAGTTTTGTTTTGAGATGTTCCTAAACTAAAGAATTGTGCACCAGACTCTTTGTTAGAAAATAACTGATGAGAACACGAAAAAGAAAATTCCGGAGACGTAAAAGATCACTGTCTTTAAGGATTTATCTGTGGTATATGCGCAAATCCCACAATATACAACATATTGGATCTCTTTAAAGATTCAGAACTAACAAGAAAGAACTCTTTTAAAGAGTAAATATGAACTCAGGATTTTCTAattcctaaaccctaaaccgtaAACCCTAAGATATACGTGAGAGTTGTGTGTCTTTAGAGGTGAGAAAGAGCACCTATTTATAGGTGGTTAGTGACTTAAAACAACCCACAAATTGTGGAAACAGAACCGTAACTTGCAGTTGAAGCTCCAATGATATGTGCAACAATGACACTGTGCAGTTGGGAGATATTTTGCAATACATTGTTAAACTCAATTTTTATAACACTCTTCAGGGAAGTGTCTACTGTTTAGCCTGTTAGTTAAATTATGATGAATTTGTATGGTTTCGTAAAGGAATGAAGATCTGACTAAAATTGTAATTGGTGTAACAATCGAGTCAAAAACACATGCAAAAATGATATATTctgtgtttttcttctttatcgaaaaagtattttatttatcttacaGTTAATGATGGTATTTCCAGATTTGATTTTTCAAACTCATTCATATGGTTTGAATTCTACAATGTTCCATTGGCCAAAGACATCTCCTTAATTTGTGATGTAAGGAACTTTTCTCTGTGATTAGTTTGTTGTTCATTCTCCATGATAGGCACGTACAAATGCTTTAGTGAAATTTGTGTTGAATTGGGTCTTTGCAGACAATTCGATCATGGCACATTATTGGCCGTCTTGGTGGATGCAATTCCATGAATATGCAAGTAAGTTTTTCTCTTCTGCGGCTGAtacaaaaattttcattctcctTTTCCCTTTGTAGTTTAACTTTTTGTGAACTTTTTAAACATTGTTGCTTATAGAACTAGCATTTGTACGTTTAGCTTTCACAGTCTCCATTGGATGCACGACCAAGTTATGATTACATTCAAGGAGCAAATGTTGAACCAACCACATTTTACAACATTGGGAATCTTGAGGTGCAAGACAACTTGGCTCGAATATGGTGAAGTGTCAATTGCATTTTCCTTGTACATGTTACTGTAATGGTGAACTGCAAATGCTGATAATTTCTTCTTGTATTATAATAGGGTGGATATTGGAACTGTTGAACCTTTGCTTCTGGATGTTTTGGTAAATGCTTTGACACAGATAAGCTCCGAGTATGATCTCCACTTTCCTTATTCTATCAATTAATCACTTTGGTTCAGTTATTTCCTCAAAATTACCCTATCACAAGAAGCCACTAACCAAAACTATTTAGGgttcaatatgtttttagtaCCTAAACTTTAACACGAAGTTAGAATTCATTCATGTTCCAAACTTTGATACTGTTTGGttaccaaattttaaaaatgaatagatatagtTCTCTTAACTAAATCGAATTAAACTTGATGTGTCAAACGACGTTTCAGGTTGGCCCAACATTTGACATGTTCCTGTTTCGATGCAAGCCTATATAATGTTGTTTAACATGTAAAAGAGGTTTAATGTCGTTGgtttaaaatgactatattcatttagtttacaagtttataaataaaaatatatcaaaatttgaaaaatagatgaaattcaGTTTTGTGTCCAAGTTTAAGgattacaaacatatttaactcaactATTTATTTAGGAATGAACAGTTTTGATTCGTTCTTGTTAATGAGATAAggtgttgtttgtttttgtttttgatagTTTTGTTGGGATCAAGCAAGTAATGTTTGGTGGAGCAGAATTTGAGAGTTGGAACGAGGATTTGAAATCAGAGGAGGCAGGTTATGGAGTTCACAAGATCTAGCCATTTTTAAGGCATACGAGGATTTGAATGGTGAAGtatagttttatttatgaaaatggtGATGAAACTAAATAAGCATATTTCCTCTGGTGCATGACTGTTTCAAGTTCAGTAGTATTGAACTCTCATAGGAAACAAAACAAAGTTCCCCATGTCACTCATTTTAAATTCACTTACCATTCAATTTTCCTTTCACCATTAGAAAGGAACAGTAgttaagaataataatttaaataataacaataagaataTGGTatgacaagaaaaaatataatataataataaaataaatgtattatatatgaataatgtTAGGATACaatgtaaattatatttaaataatgattttcaCAGAAATTGTTTACAAACACACATTTACATATGGGTGTCCACATTTATACTTATGAggtgtattttttttcacatttattttttaaatataatttttttaaaactaaaataattattttatcaattttattctttaagagatttctttttaaaatttaactgtttttcaatttgattgtttttttttaatttaatcattttttaattataaaactacctacaaaataaataaactatttttaacaaagttatccaaattattcatatttaattttataattataataacaaaataaacattaaatatgttttttatcttctaacttttagtgaaaattaaaattagtatcttttcaaaattttgaattaactTAGTGAATGTGTGGATTAAGgtcttataatcaaatttgatatatttatatgatGTTTCAAATATATACTAAACAGGGCAGGGGCGGTTCAAGAGTTTGAGAGgcttaaaataaacttaaagaatgatgtcttttattttaatttttttttttgagtttttttatgcaaaattatttattaaattgtcataatttcatttaacatgtATTTTTTCATAGATAATAGGTTTAATTCGTTTAATCTATCttgaaaaattattgattttaaataagtttttattatttttagcgTTGGAAAATCTCTTTCGGCTGAAGTGATTGATAGTGGAGttgttaacattattctataagttatatatgcatatgaaaaataatcaattatttttatataatgaagaATGTtaattggtttatcatttttcaaatctataattttccttaagatgttttaaagatttgttaaggtttaagcatttttctaattcattttccttatctattttgataaatttatttatagttcCTATATGTGATGCAGTTAAAGCATCAATTCTTCTCCTTTGAATTGTTGAATAGTCTGATCcaaattttctagttgacatatgtatatatttttaaatgaaattgtttctgcaaagaacaaacaagataagttaggcacaagtgtcaccttattCACATAGTCCGTTATCTCCTCAGTTTGCCTCTTTCCCGGTTGGCATATGTCAGCTTGGACCGGGAGGgattacctgcagaagggactctgaagctTAAGTCAaccaaagctctcaaaaagtcaactcaggtgattaatggagtaatgaatgcgtacctttaattactggggtccatgcgtatttatagagtattaattatgtctggccatgTCATGggttgggctctagtttgggctgtaagtgggcctaggccctagcccaggcccttagttcgattattgTGGGCTTATTGGATATCAGAGGGATTTGATTTAGCTAAGTGTCTTAAGGTTGTCGGCCTGAATCGACTACTCTCTTTAACGGTCCGCATATGCTGTCTTAGGTGGGTTATTCCTCTTAGCGTCTTATGTTACCGGTGCAGGCCGACTAGGCTTAGGTTAGCTCAGGCCGGTTACTTGAATGATTCTGCGTGTAAACATGGTGAtcgtttattgttattttactaAGTTGGCtcggtgtggtacaccagtctcccagcctttgccgatatagatatgtcggtcaagggtgatgtGTGTTGATATTCTAGCAaggccggctaggtgtggtaaaaaataaataattgtaatatataaaatactaacaattaaagataagtatataaaacaaatgaattaaaacaataaaatatgattttggttgTCAAAAAAGTAAACTTGATAGTAAAGTTGTAATATCTTGAAGTCTCAAGTCTCTTTTTCAAGTCTTAACTTTTTCAcaaatatataaagattattttaaaattaatcattaataaaaataattaaacaaaattatgtttttctcaACACTATAGTAAATGGAcaagatatatgcaaaaaaaaaactcgAAATTTGTAAATTGAAAATTACCGAAAAATAAAACTggacaaaagaaac
This portion of the Vigna unguiculata cultivar IT97K-499-35 chromosome 6, ASM411807v1, whole genome shotgun sequence genome encodes:
- the LOC114187019 gene encoding uncharacterized protein LOC114187019, with amino-acid sequence MIVLHPFAFIPSCTTITCSKPFSHDNHFVPSPMALRIVPNNARKRTFLCSASSQPKDLNGMDFNLDVIKEDLELRGDGEGAFLGQGLNATSDEKNIVEEAAQDGEDDDAGYSDRGSYTGRPEKDYDKDPELGTILGSFLENPQEAQSQLEDRLRKKRHKVLHTKTGSGKPMKVSFNKFDFSNSFIWFEFYNVPLAKDISLICDTIRSWHIIGRLGGCNSMNMQLSQSPLDARPSYDYIQGANVEPTTFYNIGNLEVQDNLARIWVDIGTVEPLLLDVLVNALTQISSDFVGIKQVMFGGAEFESWNEDLKSEEAGYGVHKI